From Halomicrobium salinisoli, the proteins below share one genomic window:
- a CDS encoding SDR family oxidoreductase, whose amino-acid sequence MTKTVLITGCSSGIGRETAAAFLEDDWRVWATARDEADVSDLAAEGCATAELDVTDAREVEAVVDELLAEEGRLDCLVNNAGYGQFGPVEEVPTGVVHEQFDVNVYGPHRLIREVLPHMRDRGEGTVINLSSVTGRLSTPGNGVYAGSKFALEGMSDALRAEVKSDGVDVVVVEPGPVDTQFEDRAMSSLAEADRSPDYDWLYDLYDDAAMVGGDAMSIPPRDVALTIRDAAQASNPEPRYPVGQFAKYALLARHVPARWRDTALSVARKLSEFRTSR is encoded by the coding sequence ATGACGAAGACGGTGTTGATCACCGGGTGTTCCTCGGGCATCGGTCGGGAGACGGCAGCGGCGTTTCTCGAAGACGACTGGCGCGTCTGGGCGACGGCCCGGGACGAAGCGGACGTGTCGGACCTGGCCGCCGAGGGCTGCGCGACGGCGGAACTGGACGTGACCGACGCTCGAGAGGTCGAGGCCGTCGTCGACGAACTGCTGGCCGAGGAGGGACGCCTCGACTGCCTGGTCAACAACGCCGGCTACGGCCAGTTCGGTCCCGTCGAGGAGGTGCCGACGGGCGTCGTCCACGAGCAGTTCGACGTCAACGTCTACGGCCCCCACCGACTGATCCGCGAGGTGCTTCCGCACATGCGGGACCGCGGTGAGGGAACTGTCATCAACCTCTCTAGCGTCACGGGGCGGCTCTCGACGCCCGGCAACGGCGTCTACGCCGGCTCGAAGTTCGCCCTCGAGGGGATGAGCGACGCCCTCCGGGCCGAGGTCAAGAGCGACGGCGTCGACGTCGTCGTCGTCGAGCCCGGTCCCGTCGACACCCAGTTCGAGGACCGCGCGATGAGTTCGCTGGCCGAGGCCGATCGCTCGCCGGACTACGACTGGCTCTACGACCTGTACGACGACGCCGCGATGGTCGGTGGCGACGCGATGTCTATCCCGCCGCGAGACGTGGCGCTGACCATCCGCGACGCGGCCCAGGCCTCGAATCCCGAACCGCGCTATCCCGTCGGCCAGTTCGCGAAGTACGCGCTGCTCGCCCGGCACGTGCCGGCACGCTGGCGAGACACCGCCCTCTCCGTCGCGCGGAAGCTCTCGGAGTTCCGGACCAGCCGCTGA
- a CDS encoding endonuclease V, producing the protein MEPVRPEYVPDPSLSREEMERLQRELAADAVFADDLPVDPAAVCGDADPEQQRLGEAGEGGTGSDERSGDEPPLVAGVDQAFVDDYAVSAIVVSQGGEVVERVHAAVETEIPYIPGLLSFREGGAILAAFEELDRDPDLALVDGSGRIHFREAGLATHIGVMLDLPAVGVAKSLLCGTPRESLDRKLPVGTRVGIEADDGVETAEPGTLIGYAVQTRQYESGNRYVNPLYVSPGHRVGAETAADLVAACTAGYKLPEPTRLADAYADEVKAEVN; encoded by the coding sequence ATGGAGCCGGTTCGCCCCGAGTACGTCCCCGACCCGTCGCTGTCCCGCGAGGAGATGGAGCGACTCCAGCGCGAACTCGCCGCGGACGCCGTCTTCGCGGACGACCTGCCGGTCGACCCCGCGGCCGTCTGCGGCGACGCCGACCCCGAACAGCAGCGACTCGGGGAGGCCGGCGAGGGCGGTACTGGCAGCGACGAACGCAGCGGAGACGAGCCCCCGCTCGTGGCCGGCGTCGACCAGGCGTTCGTCGACGACTACGCGGTCTCGGCCATCGTCGTCTCGCAGGGCGGCGAAGTGGTCGAGCGCGTCCACGCCGCCGTCGAGACCGAGATCCCCTACATCCCCGGGCTGCTGTCCTTCCGCGAGGGCGGCGCGATACTGGCGGCCTTCGAGGAACTGGACCGGGACCCCGACCTCGCGCTGGTCGACGGCAGCGGGCGGATCCACTTCCGGGAGGCCGGGCTGGCGACGCACATCGGAGTCATGCTGGACCTCCCCGCCGTCGGGGTCGCCAAGAGCCTGCTGTGTGGGACCCCGCGGGAGTCGCTGGACCGGAAGCTCCCGGTGGGCACGCGCGTCGGCATCGAGGCCGACGACGGCGTCGAGACGGCCGAACCGGGGACGCTCATCGGCTACGCCGTCCAGACCCGCCAGTACGAGTCCGGGAACCGGTACGTCAATCCGCTGTACGTCAGCCCCGGCCACCGCGTCGGCGCGGAGACGGCCGCGGACCTCGTAGCGGCCTGTACGGCCGGCTACAAGCTCCCGGAACCCACTCGGCTCGCCGACGCGTACGCCGACGAGGTGAAGGCCGAGGTTAACTGA
- a CDS encoding rhomboid family intramembrane serine protease, whose product MSTCDVCGREENMPYHCDHCGGTYCAEHRLPEAHDCPGLSDWGDPDGVFDSGFDDSVSTTQPREGSGLSDRMPNLFGPGGALAYFRGNMTYVFLALMGITFILQGIVQATAGPRVHDTLFVLKATHPEYVWTWVTSIFAHGSIGHLVGNAIVIFFFGRIVERYVGTKQFTMLFFGAGILAALGQIAIMIAQNPALLGADYVPWAGVVGASGAGLAIMAVLTVLNPDLRVYLYFLIPVPIWLITGAYFLLSIGGVFGIATPFSGQGIADGAHLIGLVIGLWYGNRVKGRRRVPQSLEFGGGGGGRGPGGPGGPGGPGRGRGPF is encoded by the coding sequence ATGTCGACGTGCGACGTGTGCGGCAGGGAAGAGAACATGCCGTACCACTGCGATCACTGCGGGGGGACCTACTGCGCCGAGCACCGGCTGCCGGAGGCCCACGACTGCCCGGGGCTGAGCGACTGGGGCGACCCCGACGGGGTGTTCGACAGCGGCTTCGACGACAGCGTCTCGACGACGCAACCGCGCGAGGGGTCCGGCCTGAGCGACCGCATGCCGAACCTGTTCGGACCGGGCGGCGCGCTGGCCTACTTCCGGGGGAACATGACCTACGTCTTCCTCGCGCTGATGGGGATCACGTTCATCCTCCAGGGGATCGTCCAGGCGACCGCCGGGCCCCGCGTCCACGACACGCTGTTCGTCCTCAAGGCGACCCACCCAGAGTACGTCTGGACCTGGGTCACCTCCATCTTCGCCCACGGGAGCATCGGGCACCTCGTCGGGAACGCCATCGTGATATTCTTCTTCGGCCGGATCGTCGAGCGCTACGTCGGGACGAAGCAGTTCACCATGCTGTTCTTCGGCGCCGGCATCCTCGCCGCGCTCGGTCAGATCGCGATCATGATCGCCCAGAACCCCGCGCTGCTGGGTGCCGACTACGTCCCCTGGGCGGGCGTCGTCGGGGCCAGCGGCGCCGGCCTGGCGATCATGGCGGTCCTCACGGTGCTGAACCCCGACCTGCGGGTCTACCTCTACTTCCTGATTCCCGTGCCGATCTGGCTCATCACGGGCGCGTACTTCCTGCTCAGCATCGGCGGCGTCTTCGGCATCGCGACCCCGTTCTCGGGACAGGGCATCGCCGACGGCGCCCACCTGATCGGCCTCGTGATCGGGCTCTGGTACGGCAACCGCGTGAAGGGGCGGCGCCGGGTGCCCCAGTCCCTGGAGTTCGGCGGTGGCGGCGGTGGCCGCGGCCCCGGCGGTCCGGGCGGTCCCGGCGGCCCCGGCCGCGGTCGCGGTCCCTTCTGA
- a CDS encoding DUF5788 family protein: protein MKDFERKQLLERVEREGATVGAEIPDRIEVQGEEVDLQSFVFEIKRRDTIPSGERERVDRAKKNLRRERIERKQLIEDGEISYEEGQELVDAIVGIDRALNALEQLGPADLEQEAQAKEAADKKRWMKFLKKALGHEEADSGTGRASRGL, encoded by the coding sequence GTGAAAGACTTCGAGCGAAAGCAGTTGCTCGAACGCGTCGAGCGGGAGGGCGCGACCGTCGGTGCGGAGATCCCGGACCGCATCGAGGTGCAGGGCGAGGAGGTGGACCTCCAGTCGTTCGTCTTCGAGATCAAGCGGCGGGACACGATCCCGTCGGGCGAGCGCGAGCGGGTCGACCGCGCCAAGAAGAACCTCCGGCGCGAGCGAATCGAGCGCAAGCAACTGATCGAGGACGGGGAGATCAGCTACGAGGAGGGACAGGAGCTCGTGGACGCCATCGTGGGAATCGACCGCGCGCTCAACGCGCTCGAACAGCTGGGACCGGCGGACCTCGAACAGGAGGCCCAGGCCAAGGAGGCCGCCGACAAGAAGCGCTGGATGAAGTTCCTCAAGAAGGCGCTGGGCCACGAGGAGGCCGACTCCGGCACCGGCCGGGCCAGCAGGGGGCTGTAA
- the polX gene encoding DNA polymerase/3'-5' exonuclease PolX → MSRNDEVARRLEEFADLLAAKGVEYKPRAYRQAAENLRDYPGAIEGLADEGADDVQRIDKVGDAIASKVVEYLDTGEIAELEELREEYPIDIEAITGVEGVGPKTAGTLYEALDIRDLDDLEEAAEAGEIREVSGFGEKTEQNILDGIDFARQSHERELLGEARPYGESVVDTLSAVPAVDEVELAGSLRRWRTTIGDVDVLVGSDDPGTVIEAFTDWDEADGVIEAGESKASVRASGVRVDLRVVDPAEFGAALQYFTGSKEHNLAVRNRAIDRDLKMNEYGIFDVSEVDDDSDQRAGERVGGETEASMYEPLDMEWIPPELRENRGEVAAAAEGTLPDLIEPGDLRGDLHTHTEWSDGELTIADHVAAAAEFGHDYVAITDHATGPGMVGGLGLDDEELRTQLSEIREVAEDADIEVFAGVEANISAEGEISVADDLLADLDVVVASPHAALDGDGTDRLVAAAEHPSVDVIGHPTGRYLNRRQGLELDVERLATVAAENETALEVNANPSRLDLSGGAVKVAVEAGATVAVDTDAHSAANFSLQRYGLHTARRGWAEPDDVLNAWDAEAVRAFLG, encoded by the coding sequence ATGAGCCGGAACGACGAGGTCGCCCGGCGGCTGGAGGAGTTCGCCGACCTGCTGGCGGCCAAGGGCGTGGAGTACAAGCCCCGCGCGTACCGCCAGGCCGCGGAGAACCTCCGGGACTACCCCGGCGCGATCGAGGGGCTGGCCGACGAGGGCGCGGACGACGTCCAGCGGATCGACAAGGTCGGCGACGCCATCGCGAGCAAGGTCGTCGAGTACCTCGACACCGGCGAGATCGCGGAACTGGAGGAGCTGCGCGAGGAGTACCCGATCGACATCGAGGCGATCACGGGCGTCGAGGGCGTCGGCCCGAAGACCGCCGGGACGCTCTACGAGGCGCTCGATATCCGGGACCTCGACGACCTGGAGGAAGCGGCCGAGGCCGGCGAAATCCGGGAGGTTTCGGGGTTCGGCGAGAAGACCGAGCAGAACATCCTGGACGGCATCGACTTCGCCCGGCAGTCCCACGAGCGAGAGCTACTCGGGGAGGCCAGGCCCTACGGCGAGAGCGTCGTGGACACGCTGTCGGCCGTGCCGGCGGTCGACGAGGTCGAGCTCGCGGGGTCGCTGCGCCGCTGGCGGACGACCATCGGCGACGTCGACGTGCTCGTCGGCAGCGACGACCCCGGGACCGTAATCGAGGCCTTCACCGACTGGGACGAGGCCGACGGCGTGATCGAGGCCGGCGAGAGCAAGGCCAGCGTCCGGGCCAGCGGCGTCCGCGTGGACCTCCGGGTCGTCGATCCGGCGGAGTTCGGCGCTGCGCTGCAGTATTTCACCGGCAGCAAGGAGCACAACCTCGCGGTCCGCAACCGCGCGATCGATCGCGACCTGAAGATGAACGAGTACGGCATCTTCGACGTGAGTGAGGTCGACGACGACAGCGACCAGCGGGCCGGCGAGCGCGTCGGCGGCGAGACGGAGGCGTCGATGTACGAGCCGCTGGACATGGAGTGGATCCCGCCGGAGCTTCGGGAGAACCGCGGCGAGGTCGCGGCCGCCGCGGAGGGAACGCTGCCGGACCTGATCGAGCCGGGCGACCTGCGGGGGGACCTCCACACGCACACGGAGTGGTCCGACGGGGAACTGACCATCGCGGACCACGTCGCGGCGGCGGCCGAGTTCGGCCACGACTACGTCGCGATCACTGACCACGCGACCGGCCCCGGGATGGTCGGCGGCCTCGGGCTGGACGACGAGGAACTGCGGACGCAGCTCTCGGAGATCCGCGAGGTCGCCGAGGACGCCGACATCGAGGTGTTCGCCGGCGTCGAGGCCAACATCTCCGCCGAGGGCGAAATCTCGGTCGCGGACGACCTGCTGGCGGACCTCGACGTGGTGGTCGCCTCGCCCCACGCCGCGCTGGACGGCGACGGCACAGACAGGCTCGTCGCCGCGGCCGAACACCCGTCGGTCGACGTCATCGGCCACCCGACCGGGCGGTACCTGAACCGCCGTCAGGGCCTGGAACTGGACGTCGAGCGGCTGGCGACGGTCGCCGCCGAGAACGAGACGGCCCTGGAGGTCAACGCCAACCCCTCGCGGCTGGACCTCTCCGGGGGCGCCGTCAAGGTGGCCGTCGAGGCCGGCGCGACCGTCGCCGTCGACACCGACGCCCACTCGGCGGCGAACTTCTCGCTCCAGCGGTACGGCCTCCACACCGCCCGCCGGGGCTGGGCCGAGCCCGACGACGTCCTCAACGCCTGGGACGCGGAGGCGGTCCGCGCGTTCCTCGGGTGA
- a CDS encoding Mut7-C RNAse domain-containing protein, which yields MRLLLDAMCGGLTAYLRMCGHDAAYALDRADGEDVTDEELVALAAAEDRRIVTRDRNVAALADDAILLTERDVVDQLSELAAAGVELELDEEPTRCGTCNGPLTAVDSVESTPDYAPDPADESVWRCRDCGQYFWTGSHWDDVAATLAEL from the coding sequence ATGCGGCTCCTGCTCGACGCCATGTGCGGCGGGCTCACGGCGTACCTGCGGATGTGCGGCCACGACGCCGCCTACGCCCTCGACCGGGCAGACGGCGAGGACGTCACAGACGAGGAGCTCGTGGCCCTCGCCGCCGCCGAGGACCGCCGGATCGTCACCCGCGACCGGAACGTCGCCGCGCTGGCCGACGACGCGATCCTCCTCACCGAGCGGGACGTGGTCGACCAGCTCTCCGAGCTGGCCGCGGCCGGCGTCGAACTGGAACTGGACGAGGAACCGACGCGCTGTGGCACCTGCAACGGCCCGTTAACGGCCGTCGATTCCGTCGAGAGTACGCCCGACTATGCGCCCGACCCCGCGGACGAGTCGGTCTGGCGGTGCCGGGACTGCGGCCAGTACTTCTGGACGGGCAGCCACTGGGACGACGTCGCGGCGACGCTCGCGGAGCTGTAG
- a CDS encoding LolA family protein has protein sequence MTDLTGGRRTLALLAAGLAVAAVAAAVAGPALAALQGPSGDKVLDRVEQRYERAETVTGTAAVTATNESATMTATVEFAAADPNSSRVIVTSENRTYRAGTNGTVAWAVGPDGAMAWDADALEDRSSDGESGAVTPGLGADAANAGPEVADAWTDLLTEGTVGENATATLTGTEMVDGTPAYRLALEPTGENRDANVTLWVAREDYRILRSETTDGTNRTVVDVRETQFNVSIHESTFQPPTDRVAVSTIAEYETFDAARANATLPLPQLGGEATFEGATVASRGNETVVAQRYLADGENVTVVTTTATDRFAFENATAATVDGRSANVTTVRGRTVVAWTEDGVTTAVAVDGSTERALALARSLE, from the coding sequence ATGACCGACCTCACCGGCGGGCGGCGGACGCTCGCGCTCCTCGCCGCCGGACTCGCGGTCGCAGCGGTCGCTGCGGCGGTCGCCGGACCGGCGCTGGCCGCCCTCCAGGGGCCGTCCGGCGACAAGGTGCTCGACCGCGTCGAGCAGCGCTACGAGCGCGCCGAGACGGTGACCGGGACCGCCGCGGTCACGGCGACGAACGAGTCCGCGACGATGACGGCGACGGTCGAGTTCGCCGCGGCCGATCCGAACAGTTCGCGTGTGATCGTGACGTCCGAGAACCGGACCTACCGCGCGGGGACCAACGGGACGGTCGCCTGGGCCGTCGGCCCCGACGGAGCGATGGCCTGGGACGCCGACGCGCTCGAGGACCGGAGCTCCGACGGGGAGAGCGGAGCGGTGACTCCGGGTCTGGGGGCAGATGCCGCGAACGCGGGACCGGAGGTCGCTGACGCGTGGACCGATCTCCTCACCGAGGGCACCGTCGGCGAGAACGCGACTGCGACGCTGACCGGGACCGAGATGGTCGACGGCACGCCGGCGTACCGGCTGGCCCTGGAACCGACGGGCGAGAACCGCGACGCGAACGTGACGCTGTGGGTCGCCCGCGAGGACTACCGGATCCTGCGCTCCGAGACGACCGACGGGACGAACCGGACCGTCGTCGACGTGCGAGAGACGCAGTTCAACGTGAGCATCCACGAGAGCACGTTCCAGCCCCCGACCGACCGCGTCGCGGTGTCGACGATAGCTGAGTACGAGACGTTCGACGCCGCGCGGGCGAACGCGACGCTGCCCCTCCCGCAGCTCGGCGGCGAGGCGACGTTCGAGGGGGCCACCGTCGCGAGCCGCGGGAACGAGACCGTCGTCGCGCAGCGGTACCTCGCCGACGGCGAGAACGTGACCGTCGTCACCACCACGGCGACCGACCGCTTCGCGTTCGAGAACGCGACGGCCGCGACCGTCGACGGGCGCTCCGCGAACGTGACGACCGTTCGCGGCCGAACTGTCGTCGCGTGGACCGAGGACGGCGTGACGACGGCCGTCGCCGTCGACGGGTCGACCGAGCGCGCACTGGCGCTGGCTCGCTCGCTCGAGTGA
- a CDS encoding ABC transporter ATP-binding protein: protein MGTADPVVEFADVRKTYDVGGPVAALAGVSLSLPRGSYTAVMGPSGSGKSTLLNLAGGLDTPTEGRVLVDGRDLSTATESELAAVRGTEVGFVFQTFNLLPRLTAVENVALPLVFDGWDRDRRRERAGDLLADVGLGDRLDHRPPELSGGQRQRVAIARALAPDPAVILADEPTGNVDTDTGDRIMDLLDDLHAAGNTVLLVSHERRIAERAERIVHVRDGVVEEVEAL from the coding sequence ATGGGGACAGCCGATCCCGTGGTGGAGTTCGCGGACGTCCGCAAGACCTACGACGTCGGCGGGCCGGTCGCGGCGCTCGCCGGCGTCTCGCTGTCGCTGCCGCGCGGGTCCTACACCGCCGTGATGGGGCCCAGCGGGTCCGGCAAGAGCACTCTGCTGAACCTCGCTGGCGGGCTGGACACCCCGACCGAGGGGCGCGTCCTGGTCGACGGACGGGACCTCTCGACCGCCACCGAGTCCGAACTGGCCGCGGTCAGGGGGACCGAAGTGGGATTCGTCTTCCAGACGTTCAACCTGCTCCCGCGGCTCACCGCGGTCGAGAACGTCGCCCTGCCGCTCGTGTTCGACGGCTGGGACCGTGACCGCAGGCGGGAGCGCGCCGGCGATCTCCTGGCCGACGTCGGACTGGGCGACAGGCTCGACCACCGGCCGCCGGAGCTGAGCGGCGGGCAGCGACAGCGGGTCGCCATCGCCCGCGCGCTGGCGCCCGACCCCGCGGTGATCCTGGCCGACGAGCCGACGGGGAACGTCGACACCGACACCGGCGACCGCATCATGGACCTGCTGGACGACCTCCACGCCGCGGGCAACACCGTGTTGCTCGTCTCGCACGAGCGTCGCATCGCCGAGCGCGCCGAGCGAATCGTCCACGTCCGCGACGGCGTCGTCGAGGAGGTGGAGGCGCTCTGA
- a CDS encoding ABC transporter permease, translating to MEGRETLRIALRTIRSHRLRSALTVLGVVIGIASVVTFATFGASVQADVIGQIEGSTANNVYAFGSPEGEGFDVAFQPIFTERDVARLAEVDGVRAVIPRGQLAVQSIARGNDSIATGQVTASVPATVANDSLVAGRSFRQGASEAVIDRRAATAFEENVTVGDEITLTRQSGETQTVTVVGIVNGTRGELPVSNFASQPRVVVPTDPFYDTVAESPSAGVLQRAYPQVTVVADPARVNEVRGAVERALSDTDANQLKADDVELVARTGGDFVDRIGDVIDRITRFVTGIAVIALVVGAVGIANIMLVSVTERTREIGIMKAVGARNRDVMQLFLLEAALLGGLGAVLGLPLGLVVGWAATRYAEVSFALAPVWMALSVVVGVLVGVVSGLYPAWRAARIEPIDALRRE from the coding sequence ATGGAGGGACGCGAGACGCTCCGGATCGCCCTCCGGACGATCCGATCGCACAGGCTCCGGTCGGCGCTGACGGTGCTGGGCGTGGTCATCGGTATCGCCTCCGTCGTCACGTTCGCAACCTTCGGGGCCAGCGTCCAGGCGGACGTGATCGGACAGATCGAGGGCTCGACCGCGAACAACGTCTACGCGTTCGGCTCTCCCGAGGGCGAGGGGTTCGACGTGGCCTTCCAGCCGATCTTCACGGAGCGAGACGTGGCCAGGCTCGCCGAGGTCGACGGCGTCCGGGCGGTGATCCCTCGCGGCCAGCTGGCGGTGCAGTCGATCGCCCGCGGGAACGACTCCATCGCGACCGGGCAGGTCACCGCCTCGGTCCCGGCGACGGTCGCGAACGACTCCCTGGTCGCGGGACGGTCCTTCCGCCAGGGCGCCAGCGAAGCGGTGATCGACCGGCGAGCGGCGACGGCCTTCGAGGAGAACGTCACGGTGGGCGACGAGATCACCCTCACTCGCCAGTCGGGCGAGACGCAGACGGTGACCGTCGTCGGGATCGTCAACGGGACCCGGGGCGAGCTCCCCGTCAGCAACTTCGCGTCCCAGCCCCGCGTCGTCGTCCCGACCGACCCGTTCTACGACACGGTCGCGGAGAGCCCGTCCGCCGGCGTGCTCCAGCGCGCGTACCCGCAGGTGACCGTCGTCGCGGATCCGGCCCGCGTGAACGAGGTGCGCGGGGCCGTCGAGCGGGCGCTCTCAGACACCGACGCGAACCAGTTGAAAGCCGACGACGTCGAGCTGGTCGCGCGGACCGGCGGCGACTTCGTCGATCGGATCGGCGACGTCATCGATCGGATCACCCGCTTCGTCACGGGGATCGCCGTCATCGCGCTCGTCGTCGGCGCCGTCGGCATCGCGAACATCATGCTCGTCAGCGTCACCGAGCGCACCCGCGAGATCGGGATCATGAAGGCCGTCGGCGCGCGCAACCGCGACGTGATGCAGCTGTTCCTCCTCGAGGCGGCGCTTCTGGGCGGGCTCGGCGCCGTCCTCGGCCTGCCGCTCGGACTCGTCGTGGGCTGGGCGGCGACGCGGTACGCCGAGGTGAGCTTCGCGCTGGCCCCGGTCTGGATGGCCCTGTCGGTCGTCGTCGGCGTCCTCGTCGGCGTCGTCTCCGGGCTGTACCCGGCCTGGCGCGCCGCGCGGATCGAGCCCATCGACGCCCTGCGGCGGGAGTGA
- a CDS encoding DUF5797 family protein: protein MTLSDEARDRLADVVELQPTKNSELQDRWDMDSGSEVHQYLESELKDYYYRDDDSLICATPEGIELVGGTPDEERTITVSELQAAIVDVVAGPDEEPQSVVSVLQSVRETGLDPEVDDVRSALRTLEDRGVVERVQKTVPTFRLAVERDRLTVELTD from the coding sequence ATGACTCTCTCGGACGAGGCCCGGGACCGGCTGGCCGACGTCGTCGAGCTCCAGCCCACCAAGAACTCGGAGCTTCAGGACCGGTGGGACATGGACAGCGGGAGCGAGGTCCACCAGTACCTCGAGTCGGAGCTGAAAGACTACTACTACCGGGACGACGACAGCCTCATCTGCGCGACGCCGGAGGGCATCGAGCTGGTGGGCGGGACGCCCGACGAGGAGCGGACGATCACCGTCAGCGAACTCCAGGCGGCGATCGTCGACGTCGTCGCGGGCCCCGACGAGGAGCCCCAGAGCGTCGTCTCCGTGCTCCAGTCGGTCCGCGAGACGGGGCTGGACCCCGAGGTGGACGACGTCCGGTCGGCGCTGCGGACCCTCGAGGACCGCGGCGTCGTCGAGCGCGTCCAGAAGACCGTCCCCACCTTCCGGCTGGCCGTCGAGCGCGACCGGCTGACCGTCGAACTGACCGACTGA
- a CDS encoding DUF5787 family protein, with translation MFHWVLDPATAVDSEFAFEVRVCAWAEREWPPDGDRERPVVVARQLGTKRRRWDTVVLECDPEGLRQRARFGERRLDSDLLHVVRNAPAEWTYYRDALPHPGYSWRYVREAIHEAADRGILDRRKRGNRIQIRRKHEYPDWVERVVAVENKPDLDASAARDLAPQLERDVALSLADEVWVATAATGEQVEPILLEDLPVEAGVLTVDAAATEAEVGWHPTALAVDDPGTRILERPSDGASAARFEYADPDWKADKRLEIAERAYERGWRAYADTMRPDCRHFQLRPKSGGVVPHCAAKGRTPTPGECRGACDAYEPEPPVWRSKGWPIDGGPGTRIKELLAERRRRRRPGL, from the coding sequence ATGTTCCACTGGGTCCTTGACCCGGCCACAGCCGTGGACAGCGAGTTCGCCTTCGAGGTGCGGGTCTGCGCGTGGGCCGAGCGGGAGTGGCCGCCGGACGGCGACCGCGAGCGTCCGGTCGTCGTCGCCCGCCAGCTGGGCACGAAGCGCCGGCGCTGGGACACCGTCGTCCTGGAGTGCGACCCCGAGGGACTCCGCCAGCGCGCGCGGTTCGGGGAGCGGCGGCTGGACTCGGACCTGCTGCACGTCGTCCGAAACGCACCGGCGGAGTGGACCTACTACCGCGACGCCCTGCCGCACCCGGGCTACTCCTGGCGGTACGTCCGCGAGGCGATCCACGAGGCGGCCGACCGGGGGATTCTCGACCGGCGCAAGCGGGGCAACCGGATCCAGATTCGCCGGAAGCACGAGTACCCCGACTGGGTCGAGCGCGTGGTCGCCGTCGAGAACAAACCGGACCTGGACGCCAGCGCGGCGCGGGACCTCGCGCCGCAACTGGAGCGGGACGTGGCCCTCTCGCTGGCCGACGAGGTGTGGGTCGCCACCGCGGCGACCGGGGAGCAGGTGGAACCGATCCTGCTCGAGGACCTCCCCGTCGAGGCGGGCGTGCTGACGGTGGACGCCGCGGCGACCGAAGCCGAGGTCGGCTGGCACCCGACCGCGCTCGCCGTCGACGACCCCGGGACGAGGATCCTCGAACGGCCGTCGGACGGTGCCAGCGCCGCACGATTCGAGTATGCCGATCCGGACTGGAAGGCCGACAAGCGACTCGAGATCGCCGAGCGGGCCTACGAGCGCGGCTGGCGCGCCTACGCGGACACGATGCGCCCGGACTGTCGGCACTTCCAGTTGCGTCCGAAGTCGGGCGGCGTCGTTCCGCACTGCGCCGCGAAGGGGCGGACGCCGACGCCCGGGGAGTGTCGGGGCGCCTGCGACGCCTACGAACCGGAGCCACCCGTCTGGCGCTCGAAGGGCTGGCCGATCGACGGCGGTCCGGGGACGCGCATCAAAGAACTGCTCGCCGAGCGGCGGCGGCGGCGTCGGCCGGGACTGTGA
- a CDS encoding RDD family protein: MSVNATADVTQKAGLGRRAVALIVDSILAGLIVGLITGAVMFALPLGPDGMSGLILVMQGVGALLWFGYFIVLEALYGQTLGKMLLSIAVVSEDGSPIGWGESIIRNLLRIVDALPFLYLVGIVAIVLTDEEQRVGDLAASTLVVES, translated from the coding sequence ATGAGTGTGAATGCAACGGCCGACGTCACGCAGAAGGCGGGACTCGGACGGCGGGCCGTGGCGCTGATCGTCGACAGCATTCTGGCGGGCCTGATCGTCGGTCTGATCACGGGAGCGGTGATGTTCGCTCTCCCGCTCGGTCCCGACGGGATGAGCGGACTGATCCTCGTGATGCAGGGCGTCGGTGCGCTGCTGTGGTTCGGCTACTTCATCGTCCTTGAGGCCCTCTACGGACAGACGCTCGGAAAGATGCTCCTGAGCATCGCCGTCGTCAGCGAGGACGGGAGCCCGATCGGCTGGGGCGAATCGATCATCCGCAACCTGCTGCGGATCGTCGACGCGCTGCCGTTCCTGTACCTCGTCGGCATCGTCGCGATCGTGCTCACCGACGAGGAGCAGCGGGTCGGTGACCTCGCGGCGAGCACGCTGGTCGTCGAGAGCTAG